Proteins encoded together in one Bombyx mori chromosome 24, ASM3026992v2 window:
- the LOC101740923 gene encoding uncharacterized protein LOC101740923, with amino-acid sequence MSVGLRGVSSSSETMSESTLERNRAEKALITKTPTHTLLKSNIKNYSDRNGNDVTETVHRGRKTFAFWTLVCLLFVLAIGNLILTFTILAVLRLGQGLESMEFLPEHNAIKFFGKTNLENVYKRDGLIESFSDTPMSITSENGSVLFNLQTRLSRSDTKLLMNSSGVFIRGVNSLELISLDSGEAAFSTASPEINIHEPINNLQAKQISTKRVTSPIDQDLILRSESSAHLRGAEGTHMESKKLHWSADQDVYLRSINGSVILSGKEGVYVDVRYLPIAMPLNRTDKLQGVGQFKVCVCMPQGKLFRVAVPNGQKTLCSHVNMTGDLNPCL; translated from the exons ATGTCGGTTGGCCTCCGCGGAGTATCTTCGTCCTCAGAGACCATGTCCGAGAGCACGTTAGAGAGAAACCGAGCTGAAAAGGCTCTGATAACAAAAACTCCAACGCATACGTTACTcaaaagtaatattaaaaattattcggACAGGAACGGGAACGATGTCACGGAAACCGTACACAGAGGGAGGAAAACCTTCGCATTTTGGACTCTCGTTTGTCTTTTATTCGTATTGGCTATCGGGAACTTAATTCTGACATTCACGATACTAGCCGTCTTGAGATTGGGACAAG GTCTAGAGAGCATGGAGTTTCTTCCGGAACACAATGCTATAAAGTTCTTTGGTAAAACCAACTTGGAGAATGTATATAAGAGAGACGGTTTGATTGAGAGCTTCAGTGATACACCCATGAGCATAACCAGCGAGAATGGCTCTGTTCTATTCAATCTACAGACTAG ACTATCACGATCGGACACGAAACTGCTAATGAATTCGTCCGGGGTCTTCATCCGCGGCGTGAACTCGTTGGAGCTGATCAGCCTCGACTCCGGGGAGGCTGCGTTCAGCACAGCATCCCCCGAGATCAATATACACGAGCCGATCAACAATTTGCAGGCGAAA CAAATATCGACTAAGCGCGTCACCTCGCCGATAGACCAAGACCTGATATTGCGTTCGGAGTCATCAGCCCACCTCCGCGGAGCCGAGGGGACGCACATGGAGTCCAAGAAACTCCACTGGAGCGCCGACCAGGACGTGTACTTGAGGTCAATTAACGGCTCTGTGATCCTAAGCGGCAAGGAGGGAGTCTATGTCGACGTCAGATATTTGCCGATAGCAATGCCTCTGAACAGAACTGATAAACTTCAGGGGGTAGGTCAGTTCAAGGTATGCGTCTGCATGCCCCAAGGGAAGCTTTTCAGGGTAGCAGTGCCGAATGGCCAGAAGACCCTATGCTCCCACGTTAATATGACAGGGGATCTGAATCCGTGCCTGTAA
- the LOC134201267 gene encoding uncharacterized protein LOC134201267 translates to MVNKYKKKTKQGTWDENAMQTAINLCKAGESIKSTAKKYGLAYATLYRHVKTGTVASKLGRFRPVFTEDQEIELVTYLKDMDSVFFGLTRDEFKNLAFIYAKKNNLNYPNNWDKYEKAGDDWLSSFLSRHNQISLRTPEATSVARAKGFNRHEVGRFYENLEALTVKYDIDASRLYNMDETGISTTTNKPPKVLSTKGKKQVGIIASAERGQLTTVIGCCNAAGSFLPPFLIFARKKMQPRLLDGAPPGTQGTCTPNGWTSGEVFLDWMHFFVEHVRPTPEKKILLLLDNHESHKYYPALDYASKNNVVILSLAPHTTHKMQPMDVAVYGPLKTYFEREINFFQKSHPGRIINQYDVARLLSPAFLKSAVAQNAVHGFERPGIWPVNKYAFGDEDYEPAAVFAGMSNMNIGTKSTNSLETIDIPRPSVDTSSTPSPSLLQEQIPSSSVDPLSEIFPSRNRTSSCEFQDFVAPIVNTREKFRSDGCTPEPEPGCSRIVSALEPDIAAQRGDTVVPDIEVNTRQNTSCDNTSDPKPECSASHCSPLVLRPIPNPAKPMTTRKRKLQKSEILTSTPIKEDQKHKYEKNKVKNINKRLNDKSKNVPKKINTKTDKDKKTTKKVKQPKKIKEFKDILCFFCGEIYIEEDGKPIENWIQCDICQQWCHEDCSAFDGALGYTCDNCQS, encoded by the coding sequence atggtgaataaatataaaaaaaaaactaagcaagGGACGTGGGATGAAAATGCTATGCAAACGGCTATTAATTTGTGCAAAGCTGGAGAATCAATAAAAAGCACAGCTAAAAAGTATGGTTTGGCTTATGCAACCTTGTATAGGCATGTAAAAACCGGCACCGTTGCTTCAAAGCTTGGTCGATTCCGTCCGGTTTTCACTGAAGATCAGGAAATAGAGTTGGTGACATATCTCAAAGATATGGATTCTGTATTTTTTGGCTTGACTCGAGATGAATTCAAAAATTTAGCGTTCATCTACGCcaagaaaaataatttgaactACCCGAATAACTGGGACAAGTACGAAAAAGCTGGAGATGATTGGCTATCGTCATTTTTGTCTCGTCACAATCAAATATCCCTCAGGACTCCAGAGGCAACATCGGTTGCAAGGGCAAAAGGATTTAATAGACATGAAGTTGGCCGTTTTTATGAAAACCTTGAAGCTTTAACAGTAAAATATGATATTGATGCATCTAGATTATACAACATGGATGAAACTGGTATATCTACAACCACAAATAAGCCGCCTAAAGTGCTATCAACGAAAGGAAAGAAACAAGTGGGCATCATCGCCAGTGCAGAACGTGGTCAATTAACTACTGTCATAGGTTGTTGTAATGCCGCTGGTTCATTCCTCCCACCATTCTTAATTTTCGCCAGAAAAAAGATGCAACCCAGACTACTTGATGGTGCGCCTCCCGGCACTCAAGGAACCTGTACTCCAAATGGTTGGACTTCAGGTGAGGTATTCCTTGATTGGATGCATTTTTTTGTGGAACATGTTCGACCTACCCCTGAGAAAAAAATACTTCTATTATTGGATAACCACGAGAGCCATAAGTATTACCCAGCTTTAGATTACGCCAGCAAGAACAATGTCGTAATTTTATCCTTGGCCCCACACACAACTCATAAAATGCAGCCCATGGATGTAGCGGTATACGGCCCACTAAAAACTTACTTTGAAAGGGAGATAAATTTCTTCCAAAAATCGCACCCAGGACGCATTATAAATCAATACGATGTAGCCAGACTGCTATCACCAGCTTTTCTGAAAAGTGCAGTAGCTCAAAATGCAGTTCATGGATTTGAAAGACCTGGTATTTGGCCAGTGAACAAATATGCTTTTGGTGACGAAGATTATGAGCCAGCCGCTGTTTTTGCAGGCATGTCTAATATGAATATTGGCACAAAAAGTACAAACTCACTAGAAACGATAGATATTCCCAGACCTTCTGTAGACACTTCTTCAACTCCTTCGCCTTCGCTTCTTCAAGAACAGATTCCATCAAGTTCAGTAGATCCTCTATCAGAAATATTTCCATCTCGAAACAGAACTTCCTCTTGTGAGTTTCAAGACTTTGTTGCGCCCATTGTTAACACGCGTGAAAAGTTTCGTAGCGACGGGTGTACACCTGAACCAGAACCTGGATGTTCCCGAATTGTTTCCGCTTTAGAGCCAGATATAGCTGCTCAGAGAGGTGACACAGTGGTGCCAGATATTGAAGTAAATACTCGGCAAAATACTAGCTGTGACAACACATCTGATCCTAAACCGGAATGCTCAGCCTCCCATTGCAGTCCCTTGGTGTTAAGACCTATTCCAAATCCTGCCAAACCAATGACCACGCGAAAACGGAAATTACAAAAATCGGAAATATTAACCAGTACCCCGATCAAAGAAGATCAAAAGCATAAATATGAGAAAAATAAAGttaagaatattaataaaagacTGAATGATAAGTCAAAAAATGTTCCTAAGAAGATTAATACAAAGACTGACAAAGAcaaaaaaactactaaaaagGTTAAACAgccaaagaaaataaaagaatttaaggatattttatgctttttttgcggtgaaatatatatagaagaagacgGTAAACCAATTGAAAATTGGATTCAATGTGACATTTGTCAACAATGGTGTCACGAAGATTGTTCTGCTTTTGATGGCGCTCTAGGTTATACCTGTGACAATTGCCAAtcttaa
- the LOC134201268 gene encoding uncharacterized protein LOC134201268 — MDVRSSRSTLSEQELIGDEVEQFQEENSMQEMNAMEDWLRPEKRKDVNSDDEWTTIKSKQKKLKPEVEKIEMYLTGSEPLPKQFSLAKIFCEMDITDVDRVKYVNPYKVRIDVQNPLSAERIEKSSKIADKGWRVQRAMEKNLSYGVIRDIDLEISDKEIFDTISCPKPAELVSIFRLNRRSSSGDGWVPSESVRLCFKGAFIPAYVSIGGLRIRVDRYVFPVSQCGLCWKLGHPTKRCPTNKEICPKCGGKHNNCETTTFSCVNCKGGHMAMYKGCPAFLKEKRLREIMAEFNCTYRKALTMYVAPSSPVQVPKKFSFTATPAPPLMEYISSVPPKTLQSNAPTFASVLQTKAEIHIEENAKQTPRSVSKKQRRRRREPDVSVLDSAAEAEIEEMPGKNAPLEQKERRNVNFVELLNKLKDLFF; from the coding sequence ATGGATGTGCGGTCGAGCAGGAGTACTTTGAGTGAGCAGGAGTTGATTGGTGATGAGGTAGAACAATTTCAAGAAGAGAATTCTATGCAAGAGATGAATGCGATGGAGGATTGGTTAAGACCAGAGAAGAGAAAAGATGTCAACAGTGACGATGAATGGACAACGATTAAATCGAAGCAGAAGAAGCTTAAACCGGAAGTTGAGAAAATAGAGATGTACTTAACTGGTAGTGAACCGCTGCCGAAACAATTTTCTTTAGCGAAAATATTTTGTGAGATGGATATTACCGATGTGGACCGCGTAAAATATGTTAACCCATACAAAGTGCGTATCGATGTACAGAACCCACTGAGCGCAGAGAGGATTGAAAAAAGTTCTAAGATAGCAGATAAAGGCTGGCGTGTACAAAGAGCTATGGAGAAGAATTTATCATATGGTGTTATTCGCGACATAGACTTGGAAATATCCGACAAAGAGATTTTTGACACAATATCGTGCCCCAAACCAGCAGAACTGGTATCTATATTCCGTCTCAACCGGCGCAGTAGCTCGGGCGACGGATGGGTACCTAGTGAGTCGGTGCGGTTATGTTTTAAGGGTGCGTTCATACCTGCGTATGTTTCTATAGGGGGGCTAAGAATCCGCGTGGACCGATACGTCTTCCCAGTATCCCAGTGCGGGTTGTGCTGGAAATTAGGACACCCTACAAAGAGATGTCCCACAAACAAAGAAATTTGTCCAAAGTGTGGAGGTAAACATAACAACTGTGAAACCACTACATTTAGCTGCGTCAACTGTAAAGGGGGGCATATGGCCATGTATAAAGGCTGTCCTGCATTTTTGAAAGAAAAGAGGCTTAGAGAAATCATGGCTGAATTTAATTGCACTTACAGAAAGGCTCTGACGATGTATGTAGCCCCTAGTTCTCCAGTACAGGTGCCCAAAAAGTTTAGTTTCACCGCTACCCCTGCTCCTCCGCTAATGGAGTACATCTCATCCGTGCCACCAAAAACCTTGCAAAGTAACGCACCGACTTTTGCTAGCGTCTTACAGACAAAAGCGGAGATTCACATCGAAGAAAACGCTAAACAAACACCAAGATCGGTTTCGAAAAAACAACGTCGTCGTCGTAGGGAGCCTGATGTATCTGTATTGGACTCGGCTGCTGAAGCTGAAATAGAAGAGATGCCCGGGAAAAATGCGCCTCTGGAACAGAAGGAAAGAAGAAATGTGAATTTTGTAGAGttattgaataaattgaaagatctttttttttaa